A window of Methanomassiliicoccales archaeon contains these coding sequences:
- a CDS encoding aldehyde dehydrogenase family protein, with translation MPFKSENTFLTMVNARDESHFHVRYERAVSNLECLKGETTDYPMFINGKTVRTEKYFDDLSPVDTSIVVGRFPKGTKEDVNAAVDAARKAAPKWRRMDLDSRLAIFKKTAEIMNSEKFELAAALTMDAGKNRYEAVAEVDEAVDFVRYYTDTMAEYNGFVEDTKPAYDDEFPISVMVPWGAFAVVAPFNFPMAITTGMTAAALITGNTVVLKPSSAAPMMPYLLYDVLWRAGLPPGVLNVVSGSGGEVGDALVRHPEINGIAFTGSKQVGYELISMNPKRYPIPVITEMGGKNPCIVSDKADLGQAIPGVIGSAYTYCGQKCSALSRVYVQEKVYKEFMKLLVNTVRSLKVADPRENDTVLGPLIHGEARQKFDEYVEIAQRDGGKVTGGKHVEDGDLGRGFYVEPTIVENLPEDHKLVKQELFVPILCVQKYRKFEDAVRMANDVEYGLTAGIYSRDHNELDHFFENIEAGVVYANRRRGATTGSMVGAQPFGGWKQSGSTGKNSGSPWYLTQYMKMQSRTLGK, from the coding sequence ATGCCGTTCAAGAGCGAGAACACGTTCCTGACCATGGTCAATGCCAGGGACGAGAGCCATTTTCACGTGAGATATGAAAGGGCGGTCTCTAATCTGGAATGCCTGAAGGGAGAGACCACTGATTATCCGATGTTCATCAACGGGAAAACGGTCAGGACGGAAAAATACTTCGACGACCTCAGCCCGGTCGACACCAGCATCGTGGTCGGTCGGTTCCCGAAGGGAACGAAGGAGGATGTCAACGCCGCCGTCGATGCGGCCCGAAAGGCCGCCCCCAAATGGCGGCGCATGGACCTGGACTCACGTTTGGCGATATTCAAGAAGACGGCCGAGATCATGAACTCGGAGAAGTTCGAACTGGCCGCCGCGTTGACGATGGATGCCGGCAAGAACCGGTATGAGGCGGTGGCGGAGGTCGACGAAGCGGTCGACTTCGTCCGTTACTACACGGACACCATGGCGGAATATAACGGCTTTGTCGAGGACACGAAGCCTGCATATGATGACGAGTTCCCTATCAGCGTCATGGTGCCATGGGGAGCGTTCGCGGTCGTAGCACCGTTCAACTTCCCCATGGCCATAACCACCGGGATGACGGCGGCGGCACTCATCACAGGGAACACGGTGGTGCTCAAACCCTCCTCCGCCGCCCCCATGATGCCATACCTGCTGTACGACGTGCTATGGAGGGCGGGACTGCCTCCAGGGGTGCTGAACGTGGTCTCAGGGTCGGGAGGCGAGGTGGGGGACGCCCTGGTCCGACATCCAGAGATAAACGGAATAGCCTTCACCGGATCGAAGCAGGTCGGCTACGAGCTGATCTCCATGAACCCGAAGCGGTACCCTATTCCGGTCATAACGGAGATGGGCGGCAAGAACCCATGCATCGTCTCTGACAAGGCCGACCTGGGCCAGGCCATCCCGGGCGTGATCGGTTCGGCCTATACCTACTGTGGGCAGAAATGCTCGGCCCTTTCGCGCGTCTATGTACAGGAGAAGGTCTACAAGGAGTTCATGAAGTTGCTGGTGAACACCGTCCGATCGCTCAAGGTGGCCGATCCCAGGGAGAACGACACGGTGCTCGGGCCGCTGATACATGGCGAGGCCCGCCAGAAGTTCGACGAATACGTCGAGATCGCCCAGAGGGACGGGGGCAAGGTGACCGGGGGGAAGCACGTGGAGGACGGCGATCTGGGCCGCGGGTTCTACGTCGAACCGACCATAGTGGAGAACCTGCCGGAAGACCACAAACTGGTCAAACAGGAGCTGTTCGTGCCGATCCTGTGCGTGCAGAAGTACCGCAAGTTCGAGGATGCGGTCCGTATGGCGAACGACGTGGAGTATGGTTTGACCGCGGGGATATACAGCCGGGACCACAATGAGCTGGACCACTTCTTCGAGAACATCGAGGCGGGGGTGGTGTACGCGAACCGCCGACGGGGGGCGACCACCGGGTCCATGGTAGGGGCCCAGCCTTTCGGCGGATGGAAACAATCGGGCAGCACCGGCAAGAACTCCGGTTCACCGTGGTATCTGACCCAATACATGAAGATGCAATCAAGGACGCTTGGAAAATGA
- a CDS encoding PAS domain S-box protein, with protein sequence MIKVLYVDDEPLLLDICREFVQIPGEIEMDTASSVDEAEKAMSTTDYQVVVSDYQMPGISGVDFLKRLRSQFGHVPFILFTGRGREEVAIEALNCGADFYLQKGGDPSVQYGQLQKAIVHLARSYVTERSLALTQRRYSDLVEEVNAIAVKLDPEMRVTYVNTYGLRQLGWGNELVGSSFVDWLDKARVGQDEHPRHIFQAMFAQRRKGETFTHSFKTKDGEKRWVAWTCRFIRDDRQVVEEVLLFGTDVTEAKQNEVKLQRTLSLIKAAFDSSEEGILVTSMDRKVTEFNQRFLEMWSLSPGTIESGDRGNFLSQVSDQTAAPDKFVSFIEDVYAHPLDERRWTIEFSDGRKFEACSKPVMLGTEVVGRFWSFMDVTIQSLREMEFRIREENILGLLDNNKANMMILDPSKGDIIYANKAAIEFYGYGPDRLLEMRISDINTLDPRTVAESLHAAHSEKKQYFVFQHRLANGELRDVEVFSGPIEFEGRSLLFSLIHDISEMERAKRMVEKTELRHNRILNNLAIGILVSDESNKIVYANKTVQELLRRKPEEIVGLSTIDLVADEQKDLVRKNFAARLKGEKGRVEYRFKRGDGTFIWVQVTVVPLFDNGIYGGTIASVVDISEQRRDAEMIKASEKKFREIFNHMQDAVMIHEPNGMFLEVNDLACERFGYSREELLMMSPEDLDIPGEARDIPEKKWFLQERDSAIFETVHVAKDGRKIPSEINAIMIDHNDRPAMLVVCRDITERRNADSRLKRANEKLRILNSITRHDIMNQLMVLKGNLSLARSSADEPAMTDRLRRIERSTEIIDSQLQFAKDYQELGTVSPRWQNVAEIIQELPDLKDISEIDLDSRIETLQLYADPMLGKVFHNIMEDTVKYADRPVRVKIGFRMEGTSLVMVYEDHGPGIPAMDKEMIFEMGFGKGTGLGLHLCMEILSITDIRIKEAGEPGKGVMFEIEVPEGRFRFHQD encoded by the coding sequence TTGATCAAGGTCCTCTATGTCGACGATGAACCATTACTCCTTGACATCTGCAGGGAATTCGTCCAGATCCCGGGTGAGATAGAGATGGACACCGCCTCTTCGGTGGACGAAGCGGAAAAGGCTATGTCCACCACCGATTATCAGGTGGTCGTTTCCGATTACCAGATGCCGGGGATCAGCGGCGTCGATTTTCTTAAGCGGCTCCGTTCCCAGTTCGGGCATGTTCCTTTCATCCTGTTCACCGGTCGGGGCAGAGAAGAAGTGGCCATCGAGGCCTTGAACTGCGGGGCCGATTTCTACCTTCAGAAAGGAGGCGACCCCTCGGTCCAGTATGGGCAATTGCAGAAGGCCATTGTTCATCTGGCCAGGAGCTATGTCACTGAGAGATCGCTGGCATTGACCCAAAGGAGATACAGCGACCTGGTCGAGGAGGTCAATGCCATAGCGGTAAAGCTCGACCCGGAAATGCGGGTGACCTATGTCAACACATATGGGCTCAGACAACTGGGATGGGGCAACGAATTGGTCGGAAGCAGCTTCGTTGACTGGCTGGACAAGGCCCGGGTGGGCCAGGACGAACACCCGAGGCACATCTTCCAGGCGATGTTCGCCCAACGGAGGAAGGGAGAGACCTTCACCCACTCGTTCAAGACCAAGGACGGTGAGAAACGTTGGGTCGCCTGGACCTGCCGTTTCATCCGGGACGATAGGCAGGTGGTGGAGGAGGTCCTCCTTTTCGGCACGGATGTGACCGAGGCCAAGCAGAACGAGGTGAAATTGCAGAGGACGTTGTCACTGATAAAGGCCGCCTTCGATTCCAGCGAGGAGGGCATCCTGGTCACCAGCATGGACCGGAAGGTCACGGAGTTCAATCAAAGGTTCCTCGAGATGTGGAGCTTGTCTCCCGGCACGATCGAGAGCGGAGACCGGGGGAATTTCCTCTCCCAGGTCAGCGACCAGACGGCGGCGCCGGACAAGTTCGTGTCTTTCATCGAGGACGTCTATGCCCATCCGCTCGACGAGAGGAGATGGACCATCGAGTTCTCCGATGGTCGGAAGTTCGAAGCCTGTTCGAAGCCGGTCATGCTGGGAACGGAAGTGGTGGGACGGTTCTGGAGCTTCATGGACGTTACCATCCAGTCCTTGCGGGAGATGGAGTTCAGGATCCGGGAGGAGAACATCCTGGGTCTGCTGGACAATAATAAGGCCAACATGATGATCCTCGACCCGTCCAAGGGTGACATCATCTATGCCAACAAGGCAGCCATCGAATTCTATGGGTATGGGCCGGACCGTTTGCTGGAAATGCGGATCTCCGACATCAACACCCTGGACCCCAGGACCGTCGCCGAGAGCCTGCACGCTGCCCATTCGGAGAAGAAACAGTACTTCGTCTTCCAGCATCGGCTGGCCAACGGAGAGCTGCGTGATGTGGAGGTGTTCAGCGGCCCGATCGAGTTCGAAGGGCGCTCGCTTCTGTTCTCCCTGATCCATGACATTTCGGAGATGGAACGGGCCAAGCGCATGGTGGAGAAGACCGAGCTGCGGCACAACCGCATACTGAACAACCTGGCGATCGGGATATTGGTCTCTGACGAGTCCAACAAGATAGTCTATGCCAACAAGACCGTGCAGGAACTGCTGCGCCGGAAGCCAGAGGAGATCGTCGGGCTCTCGACCATCGATCTGGTGGCCGATGAACAAAAGGACCTGGTGCGGAAGAACTTTGCTGCCCGGCTCAAGGGAGAGAAAGGGCGGGTCGAGTATCGATTCAAGCGAGGCGATGGGACCTTCATCTGGGTCCAGGTCACGGTGGTGCCTCTCTTTGATAATGGCATCTACGGAGGGACCATCGCTTCCGTGGTGGATATTTCGGAACAGCGTCGGGATGCTGAGATGATCAAGGCGAGCGAAAAGAAGTTTCGGGAGATCTTCAACCACATGCAGGACGCGGTGATGATCCACGAGCCCAACGGCATGTTCTTGGAAGTGAACGATCTGGCCTGCGAGCGCTTTGGTTATTCGAGGGAAGAGTTGCTAATGATGAGCCCGGAGGACCTCGATATCCCCGGAGAGGCGCGGGACATCCCAGAAAAGAAATGGTTCCTGCAGGAAAGGGACTCTGCGATCTTCGAGACCGTCCATGTGGCCAAGGATGGAAGGAAGATACCGTCGGAAATCAATGCCATCATGATCGACCATAACGATAGGCCAGCCATGCTCGTGGTGTGCCGGGACATAACGGAGCGCCGGAACGCCGATTCGAGGCTCAAGCGGGCCAACGAGAAACTGAGGATCCTGAACAGCATCACCCGCCATGACATAATGAATCAGCTCATGGTCCTGAAGGGCAACCTGTCCCTGGCGCGGTCATCCGCCGACGAACCGGCCATGACCGACCGGTTACGCAGGATAGAGCGGTCCACCGAGATCATCGATTCCCAATTGCAGTTCGCCAAGGACTATCAGGAACTGGGTACCGTATCGCCCCGGTGGCAGAACGTGGCCGAGATAATCCAAGAACTGCCAGATCTGAAGGATATCTCCGAGATCGATCTGGACAGCAGGATCGAGACCCTGCAGCTCTATGCCGATCCGATGCTGGGCAAGGTGTTCCACAACATCATGGAGGACACGGTCAAGTACGCGGACCGACCGGTCCGGGTGAAGATAGGGTTCAGGATGGAAGGGACGTCACTGGTCATGGTCTACGAGGATCATGGGCCGGGCATACCGGCCATGGACAAGGAGATGATCTTCGAGATGGGTTTCGGGAAGGGCACCGGTCTCGGCCTTCATCTTTGCATGGAGATCCTATCCATCACCGACATCCGGATCAAAGAGGCCGGAGAGCCGGGGAAGGGCGTGATGTTCGAGATCGAAGTGCCGGAAGGCAGGTTCCGGTTCCACCAGGACTGA
- a CDS encoding aldehyde dehydrogenase family protein, protein MYDLRGNRPEVMDNYKSTALALPLVVLELPFRNLNTFVGLVKENRQEEFHANFELAVGAMRASIHDTVISYPIFINGEAIPARQLFEDHSPIDGHLMVGRFPKCAKADVERAVSAAENAFAEWSLTPYRKRAVVFQRAAVLMANERYRFAAALTLDNGKNRDEAVGEVDEAVDFMEFYAQAMVESEGFREKKNPPYEDEVPVSVMLPCGVFAVVCPFNFPLSISVGMTTGALITGNTVVVKPASVAPLAVYLFYDLLVRAGLPAGAMNVVTGSGAEVGDHLVNHPKIAGIAFTGSKEVGFRLLRSNPRSWSIPIIAEMGGKNACIVTDNADLDKAVEGVVHSAFGFSGQKCSACSRVYVQDNIYDGFLVKLVSSTKALKVCDPRLRECDLGPVIHSKAVSDYEKYLAMARKDGQVMCGGNVLKPEGKRGNYVEPTVVTGLPEDHFLVRNELFVPILVVQRFRTLPDALAMANSVEYGLTSGIYSNDTEEVEFFFNHIQAGVAYANRPRGATTGAMVGGQPFGGWKASSSTGKGSGTKEYLQQFVRQQARTTML, encoded by the coding sequence ATGTACGACCTCAGAGGCAATAGGCCCGAGGTCATGGATAATTACAAATCGACGGCGTTGGCTTTACCGCTCGTCGTGCTCGAATTGCCATTCCGAAACCTTAACACGTTCGTGGGCCTGGTAAAGGAGAACAGACAAGAGGAGTTCCACGCGAACTTCGAACTGGCGGTGGGGGCGATGCGCGCTTCGATTCATGACACCGTGATCTCCTACCCGATTTTCATCAACGGTGAGGCTATCCCGGCCAGGCAGCTCTTCGAGGATCACAGCCCGATCGACGGGCACCTCATGGTTGGCCGTTTCCCGAAATGTGCGAAGGCGGACGTGGAAAGGGCGGTGAGTGCGGCCGAGAACGCTTTCGCCGAGTGGTCGTTGACACCATACCGGAAAAGGGCTGTGGTGTTCCAAAGGGCGGCCGTTCTCATGGCCAATGAGAGATACCGGTTCGCAGCCGCCCTGACCCTGGACAACGGCAAGAACCGGGACGAGGCCGTCGGGGAGGTGGATGAGGCGGTCGATTTCATGGAGTTCTACGCCCAGGCGATGGTGGAGAGTGAAGGATTCCGGGAGAAGAAGAACCCGCCCTATGAAGATGAGGTCCCGGTCAGCGTGATGCTCCCGTGCGGTGTGTTCGCCGTGGTGTGCCCGTTCAATTTCCCGCTGTCGATCAGTGTGGGCATGACCACCGGTGCCCTCATCACCGGAAACACCGTGGTGGTGAAACCGGCCTCGGTCGCGCCATTGGCCGTTTACCTGTTCTATGATCTGCTGGTGCGGGCCGGGCTTCCGGCCGGAGCGATGAACGTCGTGACCGGTTCCGGGGCCGAGGTGGGCGATCATCTGGTCAATCACCCGAAGATAGCAGGGATCGCTTTCACCGGCTCAAAGGAGGTGGGGTTCAGGTTGCTCCGCTCCAACCCACGTAGCTGGTCGATCCCAATCATCGCTGAGATGGGCGGGAAGAACGCTTGCATAGTCACCGACAACGCCGACCTGGACAAGGCGGTGGAGGGCGTGGTCCATTCCGCCTTTGGTTTCTCAGGACAGAAGTGCTCGGCCTGTTCCCGGGTCTATGTCCAGGACAACATCTACGACGGATTCTTGGTCAAACTGGTGTCGAGCACCAAGGCCCTCAAGGTGTGCGACCCCCGGTTGAGGGAGTGCGACCTCGGGCCGGTCATCCATTCAAAGGCGGTCTCTGACTATGAGAAATATCTGGCCATGGCCAGGAAGGACGGACAGGTCATGTGCGGTGGAAATGTGCTCAAGCCGGAGGGCAAGAGGGGGAACTACGTCGAGCCAACGGTGGTCACCGGCCTGCCGGAAGACCACTTCCTGGTACGGAACGAGCTCTTCGTGCCGATCCTGGTGGTGCAGAGGTTCAGGACGCTCCCGGATGCTTTGGCCATGGCCAACAGCGTAGAATACGGGCTGACCTCCGGCATCTATTCGAACGATACGGAGGAGGTCGAATTCTTCTTTAACCATATCCAGGCCGGTGTCGCCTATGCAAACCGACCAAGGGGGGCGACGACGGGGGCAATGGTGGGCGGGCAACCCTTCGGAGGATGGAAGGCCTCCAGTTCGACCGGGAAAGGGTCTGGGACAAAGGAGTATCTGCAACAATTCGTTCGACAACAGGCAAGGACCACAATGCTTTGA
- a CDS encoding methylamine methyltransferase corrinoid protein reductive activase produces the protein MAFGLALDLGTSGYRSHLVDLSNKGRIVSTTITMRHPLPGANIMDHLHFWLENGSDIGHQIIAETVDRMIEAHGTDHQIDRIAVCGNPAQVSMFQNIEVRDLAYAGHNALKRFRIDPPERNGCITTAGEVGLKTVRAEVEVIIPPSIRHEIGADALAMIIKSGLLEKNETCMVTDYGTNAEMGLYHNGELYTGSAAAGPAMEGQSIKFGMLASPGAISDFTAGPYGMWYDYVLDADLHPRRSTLMGLQNQEIRLQDYTAARGITGTGVVGAVALGIECGLIRLPRIRTPDGVLHFQNNITFGQDDLTEAGKAMGAIRAGHRTLIEEVGMDDSEINAMYLAGASGTYVDPIKAQMVGMVPQMVGRTVQVGNTSLMMAYDLVTNTETLDMMRSVAHSIASKHIMFATSKTFETLYTNELAFWTEGMDLDLYNQINKDNGLRPIPSIVLPKETSRVVAGDIPVLGDRGLNVIENIGVYLTGSFPGCNGCGGCQKACPENALHLIDTGGDSPDVRIATDMCLGTACKKCQRACPKKIYRFNGLKAATRN, from the coding sequence ATGGCATTCGGTCTCGCCCTCGACCTCGGTACCAGCGGCTACCGGTCTCATTTGGTGGATCTATCGAACAAAGGAAGGATCGTGTCCACCACCATCACGATGAGGCATCCCCTTCCGGGTGCCAACATCATGGACCATCTTCATTTCTGGCTGGAGAATGGAAGCGATATCGGTCACCAGATAATCGCCGAGACCGTGGATAGGATGATCGAGGCCCATGGGACGGACCATCAAATAGACCGCATCGCCGTGTGCGGGAACCCAGCCCAGGTCTCGATGTTCCAGAACATCGAGGTCAGGGACCTGGCCTACGCAGGACACAATGCGTTGAAGCGGTTCAGGATCGACCCACCGGAGAGAAATGGATGCATCACCACCGCCGGGGAGGTCGGATTGAAGACGGTACGAGCCGAGGTGGAGGTGATCATCCCTCCATCCATCAGGCATGAGATCGGAGCGGATGCACTGGCCATGATAATCAAATCTGGCCTCCTGGAGAAGAACGAGACCTGCATGGTCACCGATTATGGGACCAACGCCGAGATGGGCCTTTACCATAATGGGGAGCTTTACACGGGTTCGGCCGCGGCCGGTCCTGCCATGGAGGGCCAGTCGATCAAGTTCGGTATGCTGGCATCGCCTGGAGCAATATCGGATTTCACCGCTGGACCCTATGGGATGTGGTATGACTATGTGCTTGATGCAGATCTTCACCCGCGCCGTTCGACCCTGATGGGGCTGCAGAACCAGGAGATAAGATTGCAGGATTACACCGCAGCCCGAGGGATCACAGGAACGGGAGTGGTCGGTGCCGTCGCGCTTGGGATCGAATGCGGCCTGATACGTCTCCCCAGGATCAGAACTCCGGACGGCGTCCTGCATTTCCAGAACAACATAACGTTCGGGCAGGACGATCTGACCGAGGCGGGGAAGGCAATGGGGGCCATCAGGGCCGGCCACAGGACGCTGATCGAAGAGGTCGGCATGGATGATAGTGAGATCAATGCCATGTACCTCGCCGGAGCTTCCGGTACCTACGTCGACCCGATCAAGGCACAGATGGTGGGAATGGTCCCCCAGATGGTGGGCAGGACCGTCCAGGTGGGCAACACCTCATTGATGATGGCGTATGATCTGGTCACGAACACGGAGACTCTTGATATGATGCGGTCGGTGGCGCATTCTATCGCATCCAAGCACATCATGTTCGCCACCTCCAAGACCTTCGAGACTCTCTACACCAACGAGCTGGCGTTCTGGACCGAAGGCATGGATCTCGATCTTTACAATCAGATCAACAAGGATAATGGTCTAAGACCGATACCGTCGATAGTCCTTCCCAAAGAGACCTCGAGGGTAGTGGCCGGGGACATCCCCGTCCTGGGAGACAGGGGGCTGAACGTCATCGAGAACATCGGGGTGTACCTCACCGGCAGCTTCCCAGGATGCAATGGTTGCGGAGGATGCCAAAAGGCTTGCCCTGAGAACGCCCTTCACCTCATCGACACCGGAGGAGATAGTCCCGACGTCCGGATCGCCACCGACATGTGCCTGGGGACCGCATGCAAGAAATGCCAGAGGGCCTGTCCCAAGAAGATCTACCGTTTCAATGGACTTAAGGCGGCCACGAGGAACTGA
- a CDS encoding DUF1638 domain-containing protein, translated as MRIGVIACDMLRKEFELLIADDPDVVHIEYLDFAMHADPKALKCTIEEKVKGLEGKVDAELLGFGQCRCLKNIEKELGIPTVMLEGDDCVDVLLPQEEYAKELKKCAGTWFAIPGVADRHEEYISKILNLENYDNQEYGVDYILKAVFENYSRCLFIDTGVEGAEEGKRKTIESANAHHLRHESRNGSLVGIHLCLVKAKSMAESSRKIEEIRG; from the coding sequence ATGAGGATCGGTGTGATCGCCTGCGACATGCTCCGGAAGGAGTTCGAGCTGCTTATCGCAGATGATCCAGACGTAGTGCATATAGAGTATCTCGACTTTGCCATGCATGCAGATCCTAAGGCACTGAAGTGCACCATCGAGGAGAAGGTGAAGGGATTGGAGGGGAAGGTGGACGCAGAGCTCCTGGGTTTCGGCCAATGCAGATGTCTAAAGAACATCGAGAAAGAATTGGGCATTCCAACCGTCATGCTGGAAGGGGATGATTGTGTCGACGTGCTCCTGCCTCAAGAGGAGTACGCCAAGGAACTGAAGAAGTGCGCGGGGACCTGGTTCGCCATACCAGGGGTTGCCGATCGGCATGAGGAATATATCTCCAAGATACTTAACCTGGAGAATTATGACAACCAGGAATATGGCGTGGATTACATTCTGAAAGCGGTTTTCGAGAACTATTCCAGATGTCTCTTCATAGATACCGGAGTGGAAGGGGCGGAGGAAGGCAAACGAAAGACCATCGAGTCTGCCAATGCTCACCACCTTCGACATGAGTCCAGGAACGGTTCGCTGGTCGGTATCCATCTTTGTCTGGTCAAGGCGAAGTCAATGGCCGAAAGCTCTAGAAAAATAGAAGAGATCCGAGGCTAG